The sequence AGTGCAATATTTTTTTGCACAAACTCATTTTGGATCCTGAATTTGCCTCTTGAGCGAATTTAATTATCTTGTTCTTCGTTTCCTTTAACTTTGCAGGCAAGACGACTACAGTGAAAACGCGGTACGTGGTAATGTCAGAGGAGATCCTAAAGAAATATCCTGAACTAGCAGTTGAAGGGCTTCCAACAGTAAAACAAAGATTAGACATATGCAATGCAGCAGTTACAGAAATGGCAATTGAAGCCTCACAATCTTGTATTAAGAAATGGGGAAGGCCAATTTCAGACATTACACATGTAGTCTATGTTTCTTCAAGTGAAGCTAGATTACCAGGAGGAGATCTTTACTTAGCCAAAGGACTTGGTTTAAACCCGGAAACTAAACGTGTTATGCTGTATTTTGCTGGTTGTTCTGGTGGTGTCGCGGGCCTTCGTGTTGCTAAGGACATTGCTGAGAATAATCCAGGAAGCAGAGTCTTGTTAGCTACTTCTGAGACTACTATAATTGGGTTCAAACCACCTAGTGTTGATAGGCCATATGATTTAGTTGGTGTAGCTCTTTTTGGTGATGGTGCTGGAGCTATGATAATTGGGTCTAACCCGATTCGAGATATCGAAAGACCTCTTTTTGAATTGCATACTGCTATTCAGCATTTCTTGCCTGATACAGAAAAGATCATTGATGGCAGGTATAGCGAGTATATTTTTACTTCTGAGAAACCAATGTTATAATCTGTTAAATTAAGTCTTAGGCTTAACTCATATCCCAAAAGTTAACTCATAGAGAGGAGGATTGCTCAAGCCTtacacccatctcattaaccactaATGTGAGATTTTTGTCATTcattaacaccccacctcacgcccagtgctcaGCATCTAGTGCGtggacaattttgattttggggatcTAATATCGGGTGAGACGAGCTCAGCTCtgataaatatgttaaattaggTCTCAGGCCTAACTTACGGCCCCAAAAACTAGCTAGCTTATAGGGAGGAGAATTTTTCAAGCCTTATAAGTCAAACATGTTTAAACTTGGACAAATTACTTTAATAGATTGATTTAGCCACCTCTAAATTTGCAGGCTTACTGAAGAGGGAATTAGCTTCAAGCTAGAAAGGGAACTACCTCAGATAATTGAAGATAATATTGAGGATTTCTGTGACAAGTTAATAAATATGTCTGGAATCAAAGATAGAGAATACAACAAATTGTTTTGGGCAGTTCATCCAGGTGGTCCTGCTATTTTAAACAGGCTAGAGAAAAAGCTAGATTTGTCTCCTGATAAATTGAGTGCTAGTAGAAGAGCTTTGGCAGATTATGGTAATGCAAGTAGCAATACAATTGTGTATGTGCTGGAATACATGTTGGAGGAGAAAAAAGACATCACTGATTGGGGATTGATTCTCGCATTTGGCCCTGGGATTACCTTTGAGGGTATTCTTACAAAGAATCTCACTATTTGAATCGTGCAATTTTTCGATAAAATAAACGAAAAAGAGTCTCatcatttgaatattttaaaagagtACTCGATGCAAGttgaacctttttttttgttgtctactttataacatatttaattaagAGCAATGAAGTTTGTCATAAtaatctaaattaaattattttatcgaatatttaattaatattcctTCTGATTCAATTTGTTTTATAAcgttttatttttcatttactgATGTATTCAATACCACAGGTAACATGATGTTATAAAAGTTCTTTTAAACCATTCGTGTCTAGAAGTATATTAGAAGCAATGCAATAGTATGAAAAATGAGCTGCGAATAAGACAAATAATCTTTATTTAATTCCGTACTATAAAACTTAACATCCAAgaacaaaacatatataaaataatatactcaAACTTCATTTATTCCTCATCTTATTATACAATACAATGCAAACCAGAATAAATATTACACCAAATGTATTAATCAacacacaaataaaattttcctcaaaattacaaagacaacccaaaaaaataaattacacgCTAAAGATATTTTGATTATTGACACAATATATGACAAAATAATACActacaataataacatattcatggTAATCACACGATATACGATCTTTTAGAAGAAAATCAAGGGCATTTACGTTTGTTGCCATGAGTAGTCAAACTGGCATAGCAAGGGCAAGTCTCAGTGTTGCCAGAAGTACCAGGAGGAACACAGTTGCATCTAGCACAACAAGTTCCACATGCCCTATGACACAATCTTGGCCTTGATGATAATCGGCACCTTGCTGCACAAGCTCCCCCACAGTCTGTACGTAAACAACGTATACATGAGAAAttaataattagttatatatgtCGAATTCCGCTTAAGGATGTTCGAGGTTTAATATATAAGAAGTGTGTTATTTATAATTGATACATGACATAGgggaataaatatttataattgaaaaaggtgacaaaatgTTGTATGGCGTCTAACAGGAGAGTAATAAGAATTTAGAACATACCAATTTTCTTGTAGGAATTAGCGGCTTCAGAAATAGCATTGCTGCTCTGCAAAAGTCAAACATATATCACCAGTGAATAAAATAATCTTGAAATTAAGGaatatgattaaatttttatatatacttagGTAGTcgactaattttttttcatgcaGTAAAAAACGTTGAAACataaatttatgatgaattagaATCGAAAAAATATACGTAGGATAAATAGAATTTTTATGTAAGCTaaggaataaataaaataactcaCCACTTGATCAGTCTGAATAGAATGGACTTGCTCGAGAAGGAGCAAGGAGAGAAGTAATGAAGCAAAGAGAGCTTTAGAAATGGCCATCggaatttgaaatatttttgaaattttttctccAAAATGATAAGCTTCAATCTTTTGGTGTGACTTGTGAAAATTGATTAGTAAATGGGGTATTTATAGGGGGGGGGAAATAGTGGTAGTGTATAGAATCATGTATATGAAGACAAATAGAATAGAAAAACACACATAgcaaaaagaatatttattttataaaagaaaaaagaatatatatatatatatatatgtacaactATACAAGTAGGTTTCATGCATGCGATTTTTTTTCGTACGTGATGCTTAATTATACTGTAGTAGGTTAATGCGGTAtatgttaggttgtggagcctgattaatatttgatatactgatatatatttatgttcacgcggtttaaattttagattgtactgtttattctctatttattctccgTAACTGTTCATactctgaattattaatatatatatcttaccgccgtggaagtttattCGCGAAGTGTTACCACGAACTATTGGTTTCTCTCTAGATCTTTCATCTCTCTCGAAAGTTCttgtattcttcatttattaAGTGTGTGTGGATTTAATCTTAACAGTATACTATTAAATAGAGAAAAGgaatttaattaagtaataaaatatCTAACAGCTTAATCATAGAGTCTGGAATGATTAGTACATTTTTCAAAGTGTATATAAGTGCTGTGGTAGGTGTACATAGCTAACACAAAGTCTACAAAGCTACATTAATTAAAACAAGTTGGTTCCTAATTATATTATCCTTGGCCAAAAGAGAGCTTAAGATTCTATCTAACAAATAATTCAAGTACCCATTCATGTATATCTCTTTAAAAACACTCTTTTTCGTCTTAATTACTCTCCCTCTCTCTGTCAATTTacctaatattatttaaaattttaagagccagattattaaattttgtttaatCATGGATTTGAATAGgattattttagaaataaaatttatatatttaaaaattattttacaaaatattataaattataatactctAACACACaagaaaaaacttttgaatCACATAAATCGAGATAAAAAATACAACTTTGTGATAAATAATGTTCTCCCTTGATACAACTTGATGACACTCTTCGTTGGAAAAAAATTagcatatatacaagtaaaatgacatacgaaatgattaaataacatattttggacACTCTTTAACATAACAAGTTGCTATTATTGAACACTCTTAACATAACAAGTTGCTATTATTGGACACTCTTTCAGAAATTTCTGAAGTTAAAGATAATAAGAAGCTCATTTCTTACTCGACCCCATTTGATTTCATGATTTACCTTTCATAAATGTTGATTTTTCCAAGATTTTTTATGCTTGGAAATTGAATTTTCCACTGAAGcatacctttttaaaaaatactagaAATAACTTGTGagacaatataatataacacataaatacgtatccaaaaaaaataaaattatttgacttTATACCAACCTAGATACTATTTAAACttgagaaaatttcaaaaacatccaactttaaaaagaaaatcaatctCTTTTAACTAAAGTTTTTCTATTTCAATAGTTATAGTTTAATGTGCTATTTgattcattaaatatatttcacttcTAAAATTTGTTAGATATACAAATAAGTTTAGGTGATATACATGCATGATCgacacaattttttaaaattaaaggatTTTTGACGAATCATGCACATTATCTTTTGTCCTAATCATCTTTAATCGATAGGACTCTTCAAGCtttaaacttcatttttaaACCACAATATGTAAAATTTATGATTCAAAATTCACAAATCAGTTCCAATATAAGTTAAGGTACAGTgcgcaattttttttaaaaaaataaacaataaatccCAATCAATATCTTCACGAGGAGTCAATTAATACTTCTGAATCAGAAATTATCCAGTATGAATAagttaaaaacaataaaatattactaGTATATTATGCATTGAATCTCGTTGACTATTTTGtgtatttactttttaaaaaaatatataatttaatttatatcttaactgactccactatttatactacgaAAAAAAAAGGGTATCTATCTTAATCTTTAGCACACAGCTAATAAAGCTATAATATGACCACAAAAGAGTTCCATTTTTATAAGAAAACGCGTATGGACCAGTAGTTGAAGTTTATCAAGTTAAAAGGCATTAATGTGTATATGTGAcaatttttaggatttttgggAATTGTGCCATCACAAAAACTTGCAAAGTTGCATATGAGAAAAAAAGATAAGATCATGATTTTTCAAGTCAAAAGCAAACAGCATTCAACAACCATGGTAcgatattaaaaaatttgaactttaattTTATCCAATTCAAATTTTACTAGTGCGAttgtattaaatattttgttattcaaaaaatatacatatatcattatcatattaaataGATTCAATACTTGAACGAGTGACAAGATAAATAAGTAAACattttaatcatatcataatactcCTTCGGTTTCTAGTTACTTGTTCATATTTCTATTTATATC comes from Solanum pennellii chromosome 1, SPENNV200 and encodes:
- the LOC107012786 gene encoding type III polyketide synthase B, whose product is MGILEKMEGRNEINFGNATILALGKAFPHQLVMQEFLVDGYFKNTNCDDPELKQRLTRLCKTTTVKTRYVVMSEEILKKYPELAVEGLPTVKQRLDICNAAVTEMAIEASQSCIKKWGRPISDITHVVYVSSSEARLPGGDLYLAKGLGLNPETKRVMLYFAGCSGGVAGLRVAKDIAENNPGSRVLLATSETTIIGFKPPSVDRPYDLVGVALFGDGAGAMIIGSNPIRDIERPLFELHTAIQHFLPDTEKIIDGRLTEEGISFKLERELPQIIEDNIEDFCDKLINMSGIKDREYNKLFWAVHPGGPAILNRLEKKLDLSPDKLSASRRALADYGNASSNTIVYVLEYMLEEKKDITDWGLILAFGPGITFEGILTKNLTI
- the LOC107009144 gene encoding snakin-2, with product MAISKALFASLLLSLLLLEQVHSIQTDQVSSNAISEAANSYKKIDCGGACAARCRLSSRPRLCHRACGTCCARCNCVPPGTSGNTETCPCYASLTTHGNKRKCP